In Gloeocapsa sp. PCC 73106, a single window of DNA contains:
- a CDS encoding DUF3177 family protein, whose protein sequence is MFDIEKVDLAFLEKIIWTDYRLAVIFTVILPLVLLVWAFVRKTESLTRLLIVYWRVASLLMITVYLLIAALPFSFLTGLFARILIPISLWFWQDLNEEIRDLPKTSLKTAFKSWRWAMTVYCSLGVLLTVPFLSCAFASEIKGISYCRLWLQPPWGYKELMHPNGDPGVLGFFGIMGLAVYVLYLLYFVFVRLGKQGRSALEP, encoded by the coding sequence ATGTTTGACATTGAAAAAGTAGATTTAGCATTTTTAGAAAAAATTATCTGGACTGACTATCGTCTAGCCGTCATCTTTACAGTTATATTACCTCTTGTACTGCTAGTTTGGGCTTTTGTCCGTAAAACTGAATCTCTCACGAGGTTACTCATCGTTTATTGGCGCGTTGCTAGCCTTTTGATGATTACAGTTTATCTACTGATCGCAGCTTTACCCTTTAGCTTTCTCACAGGGTTGTTTGCTCGTATTCTCATTCCCATCTCTCTGTGGTTTTGGCAAGATTTAAACGAAGAAATTCGAGATTTGCCGAAAACTTCGTTAAAAACTGCATTCAAATCCTGGCGCTGGGCGATGACTGTTTATTGTAGCTTAGGGGTATTGTTGACTGTTCCTTTTTTGAGTTGCGCTTTTGCTTCAGAAATTAAAGGGATTTCCTATTGTCGTCTTTGGTTGCAACCACCTTGGGGTTATAAGGAGTTAATGCATCCGAATGGCGATCCTGGAGTTCTTGGTTTCTTTGGGATTATGGGTTTGGCGGTTTATGTTCTGTACTTGCTCTATTTTGTCTTTGTTAGACTTGGTAAACAAGGGCGATCGGCTTTGGAACCCTAG
- a CDS encoding lipase, with translation MFLYPDNLMVQVDFYSANCAIDTDTNTYLIVHGFQNDSQTDWVLRMTDNLVNLDPDANIISVDWSESTLTLDYNAAVEDTLAVGEIIADYLLEIEVNPSTTQLIGHSLGAHVSGIAGDLYDELTGNPIDTIIGLDPAGPEYEPSSLKEARIESERLDPLDAERAIALHTSTFLGYDRPLGDLDVYLNWQDEFQPGQSNFIDNHGYAHQVYNELLEGDRFLQRPLFGSSGVLFNLDDLQNRDITGTIYVNTNVV, from the coding sequence ATGTTTCTCTACCCGGATAATCTCATGGTTCAAGTTGATTTTTACAGCGCTAATTGTGCGATCGATACCGATACTAATACTTATTTGATTGTCCACGGTTTCCAAAATGATAGTCAAACCGATTGGGTTCTTAGGATGACAGATAATTTAGTTAATCTAGACCCCGACGCTAATATTATCTCAGTAGACTGGTCCGAGAGCACTCTTACCCTAGACTATAATGCTGCTGTAGAAGATACTCTAGCAGTTGGTGAAATAATAGCTGACTATCTACTGGAAATAGAGGTTAATCCTTCCACAACCCAGTTAATAGGTCATAGCTTAGGGGCACACGTTAGTGGTATAGCAGGTGACCTGTACGATGAGCTTACGGGTAACCCAATTGATACTATTATAGGCTTGGATCCTGCCGGTCCTGAATATGAGCCAAGTTCTTTAAAAGAGGCTAGAATCGAGTCTGAGCGCTTAGATCCCCTAGATGCAGAGCGCGCGATCGCACTTCATACCAGCACATTTTTAGGCTATGACCGACCACTAGGGGATTTGGACGTCTATTTAAATTGGCAAGACGAGTTTCAGCCGGGACAATCCAATTTTATCGATAATCACGGCTACGCTCATCAGGTTTACAATGAGTTATTAGAAGGCGATCGTTTTCTTCAGAGACCTCTTTTCGGTAGTTCAGGTGTTTTGTTCAATCTCGATGATTTACAAAATAGAGACATCACAGGAACTATATACGTAAATACTAACGTAGTTTAG
- a CDS encoding methylenetetrahydrofolate reductase — protein sequence MSNYLRQAIERQEFLVTAEITPPKGINPSHMLAMARLLRGRVHGINITDGSRAVMRMSSLAACVLLKQEGIEPICQIACRDRNSIALQADLLGAAALGINNILALTGDPVKAGDNQQARAVFELESIRLLKLIKNLNQGLDINEQPLPDGVPDLFPGGAVDPQLKSWSSLQKRFEQKIEAGSQFFQSQLITDFERLDKFMTQIASNHNKPVLAGIFLLKSAKNAQFINRYVPGVHIPDSTIERLSQAADPLLEGIKIAAEQIKIARSLCQGVHIMAVKREDLIPQILDLADVSLPG from the coding sequence ATGTCAAATTATCTACGTCAAGCGATTGAAAGACAAGAGTTTTTAGTAACGGCAGAAATTACACCTCCTAAGGGTATCAATCCTAGTCATATGCTAGCTATGGCTAGGTTATTGCGTGGGAGAGTTCATGGAATTAATATTACTGATGGTAGTCGTGCGGTAATGCGAATGTCTTCTTTAGCGGCTTGTGTATTGTTAAAACAAGAAGGAATTGAGCCTATTTGTCAAATCGCCTGCCGCGATCGCAACTCTATCGCACTACAAGCCGATTTACTGGGTGCTGCAGCTTTGGGAATTAACAATATACTCGCTCTAACTGGGGATCCCGTCAAAGCAGGCGATAATCAACAAGCTAGAGCCGTTTTTGAACTCGAATCGATTCGATTACTCAAACTGATTAAAAATCTGAACCAAGGTTTAGATATCAATGAGCAACCCCTACCCGATGGTGTTCCTGATTTATTTCCCGGGGGTGCGGTTGATCCACAACTCAAAAGCTGGTCAAGTTTACAAAAACGTTTTGAGCAAAAAATAGAAGCAGGATCTCAGTTTTTTCAAAGTCAACTGATTACTGATTTTGAACGCTTAGATAAGTTTATGACTCAAATAGCTTCTAACCACAATAAACCCGTTCTCGCGGGTATCTTTTTGCTAAAATCCGCTAAAAACGCCCAATTTATCAATCGCTACGTTCCTGGTGTCCACATTCCTGACAGCACCATTGAACGCTTAAGTCAAGCTGCAGATCCTCTGCTAGAAGGGATTAAAATCGCCGCAGAACAAATAAAAATCGCTCGCTCACTCTGTCAAGGAGTACATATTATGGCGGTTAAACGAGAAGATTTAATTCCCCAAATTCTAGATTTAGCTGATGTTTCTCTACCCGGATAA
- the trpS gene encoding tryptophan--tRNA ligase: MSKQRVLSGVQPTGNLHLGNYLGAIRNWVEIQKKYDNFFCVVDLHAITVPHNPTTLAQDTYNIAALYLACGINLEYSTIFVQSHLSAHSELTWLLNCITPLNWLERMIQFKEKAIKQGENVSVGLLDYPVLMAADILLYDADLVPVGEDQKQHLELTRDIAVRLNDQFATPEQPVLKLPQALIRKEGARVMSITDGTRKMSKSDPSDLSRINLLDSPELIEKKIKRCKTDPIKGLSFDDPERPECHNLLNLYTILSEKSKAEVAQECADMGWGQFKPLLTETIITALKPIQERYHAIMDDKVYLNRVLKEGAAKAGTVADQTLVRVKNALGYLPNL; encoded by the coding sequence ATGAGTAAACAAAGAGTCCTCTCTGGGGTGCAACCGACGGGAAACTTACATCTGGGCAATTATTTAGGCGCTATTCGCAACTGGGTAGAAATTCAAAAGAAATACGATAACTTTTTCTGTGTAGTGGATTTACACGCGATCACAGTTCCCCACAATCCGACTACTTTAGCTCAAGATACTTATAATATTGCGGCTCTTTACTTGGCTTGCGGTATCAATCTGGAATACTCGACTATTTTCGTCCAGTCTCATCTGAGTGCCCATAGTGAGTTAACCTGGTTACTCAACTGTATCACTCCCCTGAATTGGTTGGAAAGAATGATCCAATTTAAAGAAAAAGCGATTAAGCAGGGAGAAAATGTGAGTGTTGGTTTACTCGATTATCCTGTATTAATGGCTGCAGATATCTTACTCTATGATGCAGATTTGGTACCCGTAGGGGAAGATCAAAAGCAACACTTGGAATTAACTCGGGATATTGCTGTGCGTTTAAACGATCAGTTCGCCACACCAGAACAACCGGTTTTGAAACTACCTCAGGCGTTAATTCGTAAAGAAGGGGCTAGAGTGATGAGTATCACCGACGGAACTCGTAAAATGTCCAAATCCGATCCTTCTGATTTGAGTCGGATTAACTTGTTGGATTCCCCCGAGTTGATTGAGAAAAAAATTAAGCGCTGCAAAACCGATCCAATTAAAGGCTTGAGTTTTGATGATCCTGAACGTCCTGAATGTCATAATCTTTTGAATCTCTATACCATCTTATCTGAAAAATCTAAAGCAGAAGTAGCTCAAGAATGCGCGGATATGGGTTGGGGACAATTTAAACCTCTTTTGACAGAAACGATCATTACGGCGCTTAAACCGATTCAAGAGCGCTATCACGCTATCATGGACGATAAAGTATATCTAAATCGCGTTCTCAAAGAGGGAGCAGCAAAAGCGGGAACAGTTGCTGATCAAACCTTAGTTAGAGTTAAAAACGCCTTGGGATATTTACCCAATCTTTAA
- a CDS encoding histidine triad nucleotide-binding protein, whose translation MTETIFSKIISREIPATIVYEDDLAIAFTDINSQAPTHILVIPKKPIPKLDDCTESDQALLGHLLVCIPKIAQQAGLSDGYRVVINNGNDGGQTVYHLHLHILGGRQMIWPPG comes from the coding sequence ATGACTGAGACAATATTCAGCAAAATTATTAGCAGGGAAATTCCCGCTACCATTGTTTATGAGGATGATTTAGCGATCGCCTTTACAGACATCAATTCTCAAGCACCCACCCACATACTAGTTATTCCCAAAAAACCCATACCCAAGTTGGACGATTGTACAGAGAGCGATCAAGCTCTATTGGGTCACCTGTTGGTTTGTATTCCCAAAATAGCCCAACAAGCGGGTTTGAGCGATGGTTATCGCGTGGTCATTAATAATGGTAACGATGGTGGTCAAACAGTGTATCATTTACACTTACACATACTCGGAGGGCGTCAGATGATTTGGCCACCCGGTTGA
- a CDS encoding IS607 family transposase — MSDLLSPSEAAKLLGVSVKTLYRWEDAGKISPIRTPGNQRRYPLNQLLWATKPTTTVSNRLTIVYARVSSDDQKQDLKRPIEVLESYAAVHGWSYEVIQDKGSGLNYRKKGLNRLIKLIVTGQVERLILIHKDRLLRFGSDLIFSLCEIFATEIIIINQSESSTYEECLVQDVLEIITVFSARLYGSRSHKNKDLITKLKEATDDL; from the coding sequence ATGTCTGACTTATTATCGCCCTCAGAAGCTGCTAAACTTCTGGGGGTGAGTGTAAAAACCTTATATCGTTGGGAGGATGCTGGCAAAATATCTCCCATTAGAACACCAGGAAATCAGAGAAGATATCCTCTTAATCAACTATTGTGGGCAACTAAACCTACCACAACAGTGTCTAATCGCTTGACTATTGTTTATGCAAGAGTTAGTAGTGACGACCAAAAGCAAGATTTAAAAAGGCCAATAGAAGTATTAGAGTCTTATGCCGCAGTTCATGGGTGGTCCTATGAAGTTATTCAAGATAAAGGAAGTGGTTTAAACTATCGCAAAAAAGGATTAAATAGACTAATCAAACTAATAGTTACAGGACAAGTTGAGAGACTTATATTAATCCATAAAGATAGACTTCTCAGATTTGGGAGTGATTTAATTTTCAGTCTGTGCGAGATATTTGCGACAGAAATAATAATAATTAATCAGTCCGAATCCAGTACTTATGAAGAATGTTTAGTACAAGACGTATTAGAAATAATAACTGTCTTTTCCGCTCGGTTATATGGAAGTAGAAGTCATAAAAACAAAGATTTAATAACCAAATTAAAGGAGGCTACAGATGACCTCTAA